The window TCGTTTCAGCCCGGGTTCTTTTGCACAGCCAGGCATCCGaacgtctgtctgtccgtctgcacATCGGTCCCACATAAGCCCATCCATCCCCCTCTCCTAGCCTTGGCTTTGAAGGCTCCCCCCatcctcctcacacacatagGCAGGCAGCAGATCAGATCATCCTGTTGCGTTTGTGTGTAGGGGAGTCTGTGATGACATCACTACACTGGGTGGAGTTTCGTTTCCTGGTTCCTCCCCCTCCAGAGGCGGAGCCTGTAGAGTCCAGATGAAGTGCCATCTCCTCTGAGATGAAAGTGTTCAGGTCGACGTCTTGGAGCCCATTACGCCTGCTGCGACACACCGGCCCCGAGCCGGAAGAaccacctccaccagcaccacctCCGTTACTGCTGCTCCCGCTCACATGTGTGGGAGACCCTGGAGCACCAGAGCGCACACTGATACTCGCCATGGCTCCGCTCAGACCTGTGGAAGGAGGAGATcggacagaggggagagagcgGCAACAGACAAGTGGCATCACTGGATGGAGAAACAAGACAGATAAACAAGCGATTTCACAGAAAGCTTGACAtcctgaataaaaaaaatgtctttaaaaaaacagcacGTTGCAATACAACAGTAAGTTTAAGAGCAGCTGCTACCACCTGTCTCCATTATTTACTGACTACACGTACAGTCATGCTGTCTTTTTAGTGTAACAACAGTGAATTGCAAACAAGCAAGCACATCAGGGATGCATCAAGCCAATACTCAACAACATATTTGTATGAAACTGATAAAGTGGTGCTGACACACCAGGGCAGAAAGATAGTATGTGCATCTTTCCAGGGAGAATGTTTACAGGCACAGGCAATGCTTTTCCATGTCAGTGATCAAAGCCTGCGTGTATTCATCTTAGACCTTATTTAAAGATGTTACAGACAtgtcacttttctctctgtgacgAAACATAACCAGTTAGGGGCTATCAAAATGTGTGGCTAGCATAGACATTCACATGTAATGGGGAAGGACACAGCAAGTAAACAGTTCTTTGACAGGGCTTCATTTGTCAAAGTCACTGGCTCAGGCTGTATGTCAGTGTCCGTTTCTGCCTCTATTTTGAATTTGAGAAGGGGACGGGGTTCAGGTTCAAGCTTCTTCAGAGTGGTATCATTAGGATGTTTGCCATGAAACAACACTGGAAGCAGCaatctcacaaacacacagatcacCCCTTTATGCCAAAGCTTTaccaaaactgaagaaaattactcgattaaaaaaaaaacatgcacagctgcacaaaGATTTCTGTTCACAACAGTGCCTGTGACCTTAGGTGACAGGTCTCACTTCAAACCACAATGTGGTACAACAATTAAGAAGCCATTTCTATTGCCCAACTTTAAGAATGAAAAGCTGTCTCAATGAACAAGTACAGTATGTACTTGACTCCTGATGCAACTTTCTCATTTGTAATACAACAGACAAAAAGGCTTTCACACTTGTCTTCACCACAGTGGTGAAGTTTAAAATACATCAAGTTTGTGCTGccacactgaacaaaaatcTGTGATACTGATTGCCTGAGAGGTGCATGGAGACAGTtgaaagaaatgtgatttgTCCGTGTAAATCAAAATACTGTCTTGGTCCCAACAGGAGACACACTGAAACCTCCAGCCACAGACCAaacttgtgtgtctgtaaccTAAACCACGAAATTCCTAACATCATCCACCCCAACCTCAGCTACACCCTAAAATGGCCCCTTTAAAACGTGAGAATCTTCAGATAAACTTCTGAATATTCAACTGTGCTGACAGCAAGACAGAAATGCCGACATACTTTAATGAATtacaaacagaagcagctgcaTAGTTAAAATCCagataattaaaacaaaacttgGCTTTTGGTTTAGTGAGGGGTTaccgctctgtctgtctcacagacacacacacacacacacacacacgaggggCTAACAACGTGAGGCCCTTTTCACCACTGGCCAGTACTTACACAACTTTGCAAAACATACCCTTATCTCTAAGCCACATGTGGCAGAGTATGGTGGCTGAAGGACAAATATGCTTTCtgagacacacgcacacaaagtgtatgtgttatattttgtttcatattcATAAAAAATATCTCATCTCGCATCCACTCTACAGTATGTTTCCAAGGAACCTTAAATCTATTACATATGTGGAATCAGTAGGTCCCAcccacactgtgtgtctgtgagcatgcccacacacaaaaacagatatGCAACATCAGAAGCCTTTAAGACCAGCAGTACCACTGATTCTCTAATGATGCAGCTGCCTCTTAGGCTGTACATCAAGTTTCTGATTAGGTGGCTAGAATGACGACTGGTGTGTAAGCTGTGAGCCAGGCTTGCAAATAGGTATCCTCACCATGCAGTGCTATGGCCTCTCTGAAGGGCTGGAGGTCTGCTTCCACAGATGAGCCGGTCTCAGCTGGTGAATTAGCCCGGCTGGGGGCCACCATGGCCAGCCGGGGGTTGGCCCTGCTACTCCTGTGTGGTGGTGCTTTTCCGCACAGAAAGCTGATAAGATCCTCCCTACGAATGGTTCTCCTGCGCTTTTTCACCCAGGCCAACATGTCCTGCAGTCAAGTACAAGAGTGATTCATCCATCAGTTTGCCATGGTTTGATTTCAGGGAGGTGTAATATCACAACTTGAGACTGGAGGTGCCTCACAAAAAGTAACGGAGGAACAAGACTCACCTTATTACGCCGTTGGTGGCCTATCTGGATGCCCCGATCGAAGCTTCTCTGATGGGCCTCCACACTCTCTGTGATGATATCATAAAAATACCAATCACTGTTCATCATCATCTATTCCGAAGCCAAACAAATGTGAATGGTACTTTTAGCAGTGACCCGCATGACTGGCCAATCAACAGCAAATTACTCCCAGAAGTTGCCAACTACTCATCACTTGCTAGCGCTTCTCTACTTTGCCGTCGTTTGCCCATTTTTTGGGAGGCAGACTGCTAAAATTAAGAGTCAAGTCCAGTGCGAGCTTGTTGTTACTACA of the Chaetodon auriga isolate fChaAug3 chromosome 16, fChaAug3.hap1, whole genome shotgun sequence genome contains:
- the hapstr1a gene encoding HUWE1-associated protein modifying stress responses 1 → MEEKKEDGDSEIQEHGPEHWFSKWERQCLAEAEQREPSEEEADNDQDKLWHLFQNSATAVAQLYKDRVCHQQGLSLWVPFQNSATAVTNLYKESVEAHQRSFDRGIQIGHQRRNKDMLAWVKKRRRTIRREDLISFLCGKAPPHRSSRANPRLAMVAPSRANSPAETGSSVEADLQPFREAIALHGLSGAMASISVRSGAPGSPTHVSGSSSNGGGAGGGGSSGSGPVCRSRRNGLQDVDLNTFISEEMALHLDSTGSASGGGGTRKRNSTQCSDVITDSPTHKRNRMI